In Sander lucioperca isolate FBNREF2018 chromosome 12, SLUC_FBN_1.2, whole genome shotgun sequence, one DNA window encodes the following:
- the si:dkey-157g16.6 gene encoding putative fidgetin-like protein 2: MLSPIVPYSLLKMHWNPEHAQPLSQWPEQHLDVSSTTSSPAHKSEFYPGRGRSGSNYAWANDDISALTASNLLKRYAEKYSGLLDSPYDRPPTVGTYPEPGAFGGLNVPKTELEPWPLTHSTDASYSLVPPGGHDSLSGSKTVATSAGPPGVSSVSVVNSNLSDSGYSGSSSCSGSSEYPSSYNGTYLSSGYCPQPNAALPPASLHTLQSTPTLVSSYSPTTPVYNYPPSTYPPHTSLAPSYSHPSATYLPSGLQAPTPVPSRPTVVGGSYSYQSTNLGTSESGGTLKRKAFEMSVEEDESGDGSRYRKYSYDPLKAGGNSPYSVNDKTECRGNGFSSSGSTDPQTFKPSKPSSQPLVSPQYGAAGEYSPPAGMTGENGGAEQGFIQQQQQHRSQAHKRSPLCAPTVETMKSPDPRLLDLVNGELLDCSPALGWGELAGLTHVKAALEEDLLWPVLRPSPVMRPPRTVLLFGPRGGGKTTLTRSLASQLGASFYRLSGAMLASKGKAEAEHILGSLLQVAGARQPSVVLLSQVEAMEEEGLRQSLLTTTLEKAQVGTTGLVILVCATGRPDLLQDAVHRSFAKRYHVGLPDVGMRRQVLLQALSPQGCSLSERELSAVLQRTEGFSVWELLQLSQQALSSASSPTGAMHGHPTASKPPAFTDFENAFCKVRPHTTTKELDTCIEWSKMYNH; this comes from the exons ATGCTGAGTCCTATTGTCCCCTATA GCCTGTTAAAGATGCACTGGAACCCAGAGCATGCCCAGCCTCTCAGCCAGTGGCCTGAGCAGCACCTTGACGTCTCCTCTACCACCTCCTCTCCGGCCCACAAGTCAGAATTCTACCCTGGCCGCGGTCGCAGCGGCTCCAACTACGCTTGGGCCAATGACGACATCTCTGCTCTCACAGCTTCCAACCTGTTGAAGCGTTATGCTGAGAAGTATTCTGGCCTGCTGGACTCACCATATGACCGGCCACCTACTGTAGGCACCTACCCAGAGCCAGGGGCCTTTGGGGGCCTCAATGTCCCGAAGACTGAGCTGGAGCCCTGGCCACTGACACACAGCACTGATGCCTCCTATTCCCTTGTGCCCCCTGGAGGCCATGACAGCCTCTCAGGTTCCAAAACTGTGGCCACATCTGCAGGTCCTCCAGGGGTTAGTAGTGTTTCAGTGGTGAACAGTAACCTCTCAGACTCGGGCTACAGTGGCAGCAGCTCCTGTAGTGGCTCCAGCGAGTACCCCTCTAGTTACAATGGCACCTATCTTTCCTCAGGGTACTGTCCCCAACCCAATGCAGCACTTCCCCCTGCCTCCCTCCACACTCTCCAATCCACCCCTACCCTAGTGTCCAGCTATAGCCCTACCACACCAGTCTATAACTACCCCCCTAGCACATACCCTCCCCATACCAGCCTTGCCCCCAGCTACAGCCACCCCTCTGCAACTTACCTACCCTCAGGTCTACAAGCCCCTACTCCTGTTCCCTCAAGGCCCACAGTGGTAGGAGGCAGTTATAGTTACCAGAGCACCAACCTTGGGACATCTGAGTCTGGCgggacattaaaaagaaaagcatttgAGATGAGTGTAGAAGAGGATGAGAGCGGGGACGGGTCTCGTTACAGGAAATATAGCTATGACCCCTTAAAGGCTGGGGGGAACTCACCCTACAGTGTGAATGACAAAACAGAGTGCCGGGGAAACGGCTTCAGTAGTTCAGGCAGCACAGACCCTCAAACCTTCAAGCCCAGTAAGCCCTCCTCCCAGCCCCTGGTGTCTCCTCAGTATGGGGCAGCTGGGGAGTACAGCCCTCCAGCGGGCATGACGGGGGAGAATGGCGGGGCAGAGCAGGGCTTCatccaacagcagcagcagcaccgctCCCAGGCCCACAAACGCTCTCCATTGTGTGCTCCAACTGTTGAGACTATGAAGAGCCCAGACCCCCGATTGTTGGACCTTGTTAATGGGGAGTTACTGGACTGTAGCCCGGCACTGGGTTGGGGTGAGCTGGCCGGGCTCACCCATGTCAAGGCTGCCCTGGAGGAGGACCTGCTGTGGCCCGTGTTGAGGCCCAGTCCAGTGATGCGACCACCAAGAACCGTCCTGCTGTTTGGTCCCCGGGGAGGGGGTAAGACGACGTTGACCCGTTCTTTGGCTTCACAGTTGGGGGCTTCCTTCTATCGGTTGAGTGGAGCCATGCTGGCCTCTAAAGGGAAGGCTGAGGCAGAGCACATTCTGGGGTCTCTTTTGCAGGTGGCGGGGGCACGGCAGCCCTCTGTGGTGCTGCTCAGCCAGGTGGAGGCCATGGAAGAGGAGGGGCTGAGGCAGAGTCTGCTGACCACCACCCTGGAGAAAGCCCAGGTAGGGACCACAGGTCTGGTGATTCTTGTATGTGCCACTGGAAGGCCAGATCTGCTGCAAGATGCAGTCCATCGGAGCTTTGCCAAGCGATATCACGTTGGCCTGCCAGATGTGGGTATGCGCAGGCAGGTGCTGCTGCAGGCGCTGTCGCCCCAGGGCTGCAGCCTGAGCGAGAGGGAGCTGAGCGCTGTGCTGCAGCGCACAGAGGGCTTCTCAGTGtgggagctgctgcagctcagCCAGCAGGCACTCTCCTCAGCATCCTCTCCCACTGGGGCCATGCATGGCCACCCCACAGCCTCCAAACCCCCAGCCTTCACAGACTTTGAGAATGCCTTCTGCAAGGTGCGCCCACACACCACCACAAAAGAACTGGATACTTGTATAGAGTGGAGCAAGATGTATAACCACTGA